One Perca flavescens isolate YP-PL-M2 chromosome 9, PFLA_1.0, whole genome shotgun sequence genomic window carries:
- the LOC114561231 gene encoding C2 calcium-dependent domain-containing protein 4C, with protein MWVLDKIRGSVETGALRQGENGDKKGVAYSNVLTPDKIPDFFIPPKLVSGPPEPDIHNVKTKEGLQPSTSEQIIGSGKKISSPRSPRLVSKIAGDTKNLLRAANRHIIQIESADDVGDTNADPGSQTAMSLPYVPKTQTPYGFATLKESPHTRRKESLFHCDHTSPITSPNPQRKTQGRSSEGGNHLNPGDFNTSHMNPYRYFSGGESDTCSSAESSPFSSPLLSRSASLLKIFTHETQAKVGKVKRTFARHSSLSTDECSSAEPSPNIQRRLHVPSLHGAGASDHGLHREHTINLHKGGTVRISANYDSSTSRLLIRVLVAESLYDNHFDIKSINCCVSVYLNPGKLQKQRSNIIKNSRNPVFNEDFFFDSISLVQVKNLLVKFKVINKGTSLKRDTLLGEREVPLPKLLSGV; from the coding sequence ATGTGGGTTCTTGATAAGATCCGTGGGTCGGTGGAGACCGGTGCGCTGCGTCAGGGGGAGAACGGAGACAAGAAAGGTGTCGCCTACAGCAACGTTCTCACCCCCGACAAGATCCCAGACTTTTTCATTCCTCCAAAGCTGGTCAGTGGCCCCCCAGAACCTGACATTCACAACGTAAAGACCAAAGAAGGACTCCAACCCTCAACTTCAGAGCAAATTATCGGCAGTGGGAAGAAGATCAGCAGCCCAAGAAGTCCACGCCTGGTATCCAAGATTGCAGGAGACACCAAAAACTTGCTGAGAGCAGCAAACCGGCACATTATACAGATAGAGAGTGCCGATGATGTTGGAGACACCAATGCAGACCCTGGGTCGCAGACGGCAATGTCCCTGCCCTATGTACCCAAGACTCAAACACCTTATGGCTTTGCAACCCTGAAGGAAAGCCCCCACACTCGCCGTAAAGAGTCACTTTTCCACTGCGATCATACCAGTCCTATCACCTCCCCAAACCCCCAGAGGAAGACCCAGGGGAGAAGCAGCGAAGGGGGAAACCACCTGAACCCAGGTGACTTCAACACTTCTCACATGAATCCGTATCGGTACTTCAGCGGAGGGGAAAGTGACACCTGCTCCTCAGCTGAGTCCTCTCCCTTCAGCTCTCCCCTGCTCTCCCGCTCTGCCTCCCTGCTCAAGATCTTCACCCACGAGACGCAGGCCAAAGTCGGGAAGGTCAAGAGGACGTTCGCTCGCCACAGCTCCCTCTCCACCGACGAGTGCAGCTCTGCCGAGCCCAGCCCCAACATCCAGCGACGGCTCCACGTCCCCTCGTTGCACGGTGCCGGAGCGTCAGACCACGGGCTCCATCGGGAGCACACCATCAACCTGCACAAAGGCGGGACGGTGAGGATCAGCGCCAATTACGACTCCAGCACCTCCCGTCTGCTCATCCGGGTCCTGGTGGCGGAGAGTCTCTACGACAATCACTTTGACATCAAGAGCATCAACTGCTGCGTGTCCGTCTACCTGAACCCGGGCAAGCTGCAGAAGCAAAGGAGCAACATCATCAAGAACAGCCGCAACCCGGTCTTTAACGAAGACTTCTTCTTTGACTCGATAAGCTTGGTTCAGGTGAAGAACCTGTTAGTGAAGTTCAAGGTGATCAACAAAGGCACCAGCCTCAAGAGGGACACCCTGCTGGGAGAGCGAGAGGTGCCTCTACCCAAGCTGCTCTCAGGGGTTTAA